ATTGATCGTGGCTACGAGCGCATTGAAGATAAACTTCAAGCGCTGGGTGCGCAGATTGAGCGTGTGAAAGGTAGTGGCGGCGAATAATTTTCGTTATTAAAAGAGAAAACCGGGCATGCCCGGTTTTTTTATCGCTTACGCATCAATTTCGCGCGATTAATTAACTGATTATTTTGTGGATCATAATAGCGTGAGGGCCAAATCATCCACGGCGAAATATCCAGTGCCTGTGCGATAATCAATTCTCCCTTTGGCCACGGACGCGTCAACGCGTTAGCGAGGGTCGATGAGCTTAGCCCCGCTTTTCGTGATTCAGCCGCCAGCGATGTTCCCCGTTTATGTAACCCTGCGATGATGTCTGCTGGGTGCCAGTCAGAATTTTTACTTTCCATGTCTCTCCCTGTAACCGCTGAATTTACCGGTTTAACCAAAGGAAGTTATAGCATAGTGATAATTCAAAAGATTCCAATAATTGCGTGAAAAATCAAATCTGTGTATTTCCACACAAAGTGAATGAAAATCAATGAAAACAGTGTGGTGGGGATAAGAGTGAAGATGGGATGGAATAATTTATTGGAAACTTAGCGCGCCTTTTAACGGCGCGCTAAAAAGTTTAGCGGTCGCGCTGAACGGCCATATGAGCCAAAGCAATCAGCGCGTGTTTATGCTCGCTTTCTGGCAGGATATTCAGGGCAGCAATCGCTTTGTCAGCTTCCTGCTCTGCTCGTAATTGAGTCCATTCCAGCGAGCCACAGGCCGCCATCGCGTCCAGTACCGGTTGCAGCAAATGACGCCCGTTACCATGTTCAATGGCTTCACGAATCATCTTTTCTTGCTCTGCTGTGCCGTTACGCATTGCGTGCAGGAGCGGGAGAGTAGGCTTGCCTTCGTTAAGGTCATCACCGACATTCTTGCCCAGAGTTTGCCCGTCAGCGCTGTAATCCAGCAGGTCATCAATGAGCTGGAATGCGGTACCCAGATAGCGACCATAATCCTGAAGCGCTTTCTCTTGCTCTGCAGTGGCATCAGCTAAAATACCCGAGCATTGAGCGGCAGCTTCAAACAAACGTGCTGTTTTGCTGTAGATCACCCGCATATAGCTTTCTTCGGTGATATCCGGGTCATTGCAGTTCATCAATTGCAGAACTTCGCCTTCCGCAATGACGTTCACCGCTTCTGACATGACCTCAAGCACCTTGAGTGAACCGAGCTGAGTCATCATCTGGAAGGCACGGGTGTAAATAAAATCGCCGACCAGAACACTGGCAGCATTGCCAAACGCTGCGTTGGCCGTGGCCTTACCTCGGCGCATATCCGATTCATCTACCACGTCATCGTGTAATAACGTCGCCGTGTGAATAAACTCGATGAGTGCTGCAATATTGACATGCGCATTGCCCTGATAACCGAGCGCACGAGCAGCAAGTACAGCAATCATTGGGCGGATACGCTTACCACCGCCACTGACGATGTAATACCCTAACTGATTGATCAATTGGACATCTGAATTCAACTGTTCAAGGATGACCGCATTGACACCCGCCATATCTTGCGCGGTTAACTCATTAATTTTTTCTAAATTCATCGCAAAATTCTGGCATAAAGTCCTGTTTACCACATGTCTATACGAAATCACGTGAGGGTAGAGGAGTAATAATGTAGTACAGATTGTACTGAAAAAACGAGGCAGATAAACGGCTGGTGTGATGTTGCGTTTTTTTTCTACTCTGTTTCATGACAGGGCTTGTCAAAGGCTCTCGTTTTGCGTAATATTCGCGCCCTATTGTGAATATTTATAGCGCCACCTGAAACATACGTAGGGTGCGTGCGGAAAGCGGAGTTTTATATGTACGCGGTTTTCCAAAGTGGTGGTAAACAACACCGAGTCAGCGAAGGTCAAACCATTCGCCTGGAAAAGCTGGACATCGCAACTGGCGAAGCAGTTGAGTTCGCAGAAGTTCTGATGATCGCTAATGGTGAAGAAATCAAAATCGGCGTTCCTTTCGTCGATGGCGGCGTAATCAAAGCTGAAGTTGTTGCTCATGGTCGTGGCGAGAAAATTAAGATTGTTAAGTTTCGTCGTCGTAAACACTACCGTAAGCAGCAGGGTCATCGTCAGTGGTTCACTGATGTGAAAATCACCGGCATCAGCGCTTAATACAGGGGAGCATATTAAATGGCACATAAAAAGGCTGGCGGCTCTACTCGTAACGGTCGCGATTCCGAAGCTAAACGTCTGGGCGTAAAACGTTTCGGCGGTGAAGCAGTTCTGGCAGGCAGCATTATCGTTCGTCAACGTGGTACTAAATTCCACGCTGGTACAAACGTAGGTTGCGGCAAAGATCATACTCTGTTCGCTTTGACTGACGGTAAAGTTAAGTTCGAAGTTAAAGGTCCGAAAAACCGTAAGTTCATCAGCATCGTTGCTGAATAAGTTTTTCGCGTCCCGGTAACGGATAGAAGCCCCGCAACACGTTGCGGGGCTTTTTACATTCTGCGACCGGTAAATCATGCAGTCGCAGGGATCACGCAATGAAACAGCAGGCAGGCATTGGCATTCTGTTGGCGCTTACTACAGCAATTTGCTGGGGAGCACTGCCAATAGCAATGAAACAAGTGCTGACGGTAATGGAACCGCCTACGGTGGTCTTTTATCGATTTCTGATGGCAAGCCTGGGGCTCGGTAGCATTCTCGCGATACGCGGAAAATTGCCACCTTTACGCCTGTTTCGAAAACCACGCTGGTTGGCTTTGCTCGCCATTGCTACAGGTGGGTTGTTCGGAAACTTTTTGCTGTTTAGTTCTTCGTTGCAATACCTGAGTCCAACGGCTTCTCAGGTGATTGGCCAGCTTTCCCCGGTGGGAATGATGGTGGCAAGTGTGGTTGTGCTCAAAGAGAAGATGCGCGGCACGCAAGTCATCGGCGCCATAATGTTACTTTGCGGGTTGGTGATGTTCTTTAACACCAGCCTGATAGAAATTTTTACCCGCCTGACGGATTACACTCTTGGGGTGATATTCGGTGTTCTGGCGGCGACAGTGTGGGTCACCTATGGTGTGGCGCAGAAGGTATTATTACGCCGCCTGGCCTCGCAACAGATCCTCTTTTTGCTGTACACTTTATGTACTCTTGCGCTTTTGCCGCTGGCTCAGTTGGATAAAGTTTTCCAACTCAGTCATTGGCAACTGGCATGTTTAGTTTTCTGCGGCCTGAATACACTGGTTGGGTATGGGGCATTGGCAGAAGCAATGGCACGGTGGCAGGCGGCACAGGTTAGCGCCATTATCACGCTGACCCCGCTGTTTACTTTGCTATTTTCAGATTTATTAGCGTTAGCCTGGCCCGATTTCTTCGCCATGCCGTTACTTAACCTCGTAGGTTATACCGGCGCGTTCGTCGTGGTTGCAGGTGCAATGTATTCAGCCATTGGTCACCGTCTTTGGGGACGTTGGCGCAAAACCGAAGCTGTCCTTCCAGTACAACGTTCGGGCGAATGATTTACGGAGAAGTGAAATGAAGTTTGTTGATGAAGCAACGATCCTGGTCGTAGCAGGTGATGGCGGTAACGGCTGCGTTAGCTTCCGTCGCGAAAAATATATTCCCAGAGGTGGCCCGGACGGTGGTGATGGCGGTGATGGCGGTGATGTCTGGCTTGAGGCGGATGAAAACCTCAACACATTGATCGATTATCGCTTCGAGAAATCTTTCCGCGCTGAACGTGGTCAAAATGGTCAGAGCCGTGACTGTACCGGTAAACGTGGTAAAGACATCACGGTTAAAGTTCCTGTAGGGACGCGTGTTATCGATCAGGGCACTGGCGAAACCATGGGTGACATGACCCAGCATGGTCAGAAGCTGATGGTGGCTAAGGGCGGTTGGCACGGTCTGGGTAACACCCGTTTTAAATCATCTGTAAACCGTACTCCTCGTCAAAAGACCATGGGTACGCCAGGTGAGAAGCGTGATATCCAGCTTGAGTTGTTGCTGTTGGCTGACGTGGGTATGCTGGGTTTACCCAATGCCGGCAAATCTACTTTCATTCGCTCTGTTTCAGCGGCAAAACCAAAAGTAGCGGATTATCCGTTTACTACCTTGATTCCAAGCCTTGGCGTAGTCCGTATGGATAACGAGAAGAGCTTTGTGGTTGCTGATATCCCAGGGCTGATTGAAGGCGCTGCTGAAGGCGCAGGCCTCGGTATCCGCTTCCTGAAGCACCTTGAGCGTTGCCGTGTGCTATTACACCTCATCGATATCGCGCCAATTGATGAATCAGATCCGGTTGAAAACGCCCGTATCATCATTGGTGAACTGGAAAAATACAGCGAGAAACTTGCTGACAAGCCGCGTTGGTTAGTATTCAACAAAGCCGATCTGATGAGTAAAGAAGATGCCGAAGCGCGCGCCAAAGAAATTGCGACGGCGATGGGCTGGGAAGATAAATACTATCTGATCTCTGCAGTTAATCGCGAAGGCGTCAACGCACTGTGCTGGGATGTAATGGACTTTATCATTGCTAACCCGAAAGTTGCTGAGCTTCAGCCTGTGGCACCTGAGAAAGTTGAGTTTATGTGGGATGACTACCATCAACAACAACTCGACGCGGTGGAAGCAGAAGAAGACGAAGATTGGGATGACGATTGGGATGAAGATGACGACGAAGGTGTCGAAATCATTTATCAGAAATAAAACGTTATCATAAAAAAGGCCGGAGAATTCCGGCCTTTTTTTATTGGTTCTGCGATGGGATCCAACAGCTTGCTTGCAGACCAACGCCATCGGTACCGTTATCCAACGCCAGTTTTCCATGATGAAGCTGGACGATTCGTTGGACAATATTCAGCCCAAGTCCACTTCCACCATAACGTTCATCCATTCGACGGAATGGATCGGTAATTGTCTGGCGATGTTTTTCGTCGATGCCCGGTCCCTGGTCTGAAACCGTGAGCTTCGCCCCGTTATCCTGGGCGGTTAATGATATCGAAATGGTACTTTTAGGCGGACTATATCGAGATGCGTTTTCCATCAGGTTACGCAACATCAGGCGAAGTAGCACTGCATCACCCTGAACGGTATTTTGGCCTTCATGTGGCCAGATAATGGTTTGCTCGCGCAAGAGTACCATTTCTTCCATTTCAATCTTGAGCGGCGAAATGATGTCACGATGCCAGTCAAGCGTATCGTAATGACCACTCGCCAGCGCTTGTCCGGCACGCGAGAGCATCAGCAATTGTTCAATGGTATGCATCAA
The nucleotide sequence above comes from Buttiauxella selenatireducens. Encoded proteins:
- the sfsB gene encoding DNA-binding transcriptional regulator SfsB translates to MESKNSDWHPADIIAGLHKRGTSLAAESRKAGLSSSTLANALTRPWPKGELIIAQALDISPWMIWPSRYYDPQNNQLINRAKLMRKR
- the ispB gene encoding octaprenyl diphosphate synthase; amino-acid sequence: MNLEKINELTAQDMAGVNAVILEQLNSDVQLINQLGYYIVSGGGKRIRPMIAVLAARALGYQGNAHVNIAALIEFIHTATLLHDDVVDESDMRRGKATANAAFGNAASVLVGDFIYTRAFQMMTQLGSLKVLEVMSEAVNVIAEGEVLQLMNCNDPDITEESYMRVIYSKTARLFEAAAQCSGILADATAEQEKALQDYGRYLGTAFQLIDDLLDYSADGQTLGKNVGDDLNEGKPTLPLLHAMRNGTAEQEKMIREAIEHGNGRHLLQPVLDAMAACGSLEWTQLRAEQEADKAIAALNILPESEHKHALIALAHMAVQRDR
- the rplU gene encoding 50S ribosomal protein L21; amino-acid sequence: MYAVFQSGGKQHRVSEGQTIRLEKLDIATGEAVEFAEVLMIANGEEIKIGVPFVDGGVIKAEVVAHGRGEKIKIVKFRRRKHYRKQQGHRQWFTDVKITGISA
- the rpmA gene encoding 50S ribosomal protein L27, whose translation is MAHKKAGGSTRNGRDSEAKRLGVKRFGGEAVLAGSIIVRQRGTKFHAGTNVGCGKDHTLFALTDGKVKFEVKGPKNRKFISIVAE
- a CDS encoding DMT family transporter, encoding MKQQAGIGILLALTTAICWGALPIAMKQVLTVMEPPTVVFYRFLMASLGLGSILAIRGKLPPLRLFRKPRWLALLAIATGGLFGNFLLFSSSLQYLSPTASQVIGQLSPVGMMVASVVVLKEKMRGTQVIGAIMLLCGLVMFFNTSLIEIFTRLTDYTLGVIFGVLAATVWVTYGVAQKVLLRRLASQQILFLLYTLCTLALLPLAQLDKVFQLSHWQLACLVFCGLNTLVGYGALAEAMARWQAAQVSAIITLTPLFTLLFSDLLALAWPDFFAMPLLNLVGYTGAFVVVAGAMYSAIGHRLWGRWRKTEAVLPVQRSGE
- the cgtA gene encoding Obg family GTPase CgtA; this translates as MKFVDEATILVVAGDGGNGCVSFRREKYIPRGGPDGGDGGDGGDVWLEADENLNTLIDYRFEKSFRAERGQNGQSRDCTGKRGKDITVKVPVGTRVIDQGTGETMGDMTQHGQKLMVAKGGWHGLGNTRFKSSVNRTPRQKTMGTPGEKRDIQLELLLLADVGMLGLPNAGKSTFIRSVSAAKPKVADYPFTTLIPSLGVVRMDNEKSFVVADIPGLIEGAAEGAGLGIRFLKHLERCRVLLHLIDIAPIDESDPVENARIIIGELEKYSEKLADKPRWLVFNKADLMSKEDAEARAKEIATAMGWEDKYYLISAVNREGVNALCWDVMDFIIANPKVAELQPVAPEKVEFMWDDYHQQQLDAVEAEEDEDWDDDWDEDDDEGVEIIYQK